The Flavobacterium praedii genome window below encodes:
- a CDS encoding zinc metallopeptidase encodes MGMSYLILAGAIMLASWLVSSTLKNKFEFYSKLHLQNGMSGAEIAEKMLADNGIRDVRVISTPGQLTDHYNPVDKTVNLSEAVFNQRNAAAAAVAAHECGHAVQHAVGYQWLSMRSQLVPIVNVASTYMQWILLAGILMLRTFPQLLLIGIIIFAATTLFSIVTLPVEYDASNRALAWLENKNMLTQQEHAGAKDSLKWAARTYVVAALGSIATLLYYVSIYMGGRRN; translated from the coding sequence ATGGGAATGAGTTATTTAATTCTTGCGGGCGCGATCATGCTGGCAAGTTGGTTAGTGAGTTCTACACTAAAGAATAAATTTGAATTTTATTCGAAATTGCATTTGCAAAACGGCATGTCGGGTGCCGAAATCGCAGAGAAAATGCTCGCAGATAACGGAATTCGTGATGTACGAGTAATTTCAACACCTGGTCAATTAACGGATCATTATAATCCAGTGGATAAAACGGTTAATTTGAGTGAAGCGGTTTTTAATCAAAGGAATGCAGCAGCAGCAGCTGTTGCGGCTCATGAATGTGGTCATGCAGTACAACATGCTGTGGGGTATCAATGGCTGTCGATGCGTTCTCAATTGGTGCCAATTGTAAATGTGGCTTCGACCTATATGCAATGGATTTTATTGGCAGGAATCTTAATGTTGCGTACTTTTCCACAATTGCTTTTAATCGGGATTATTATTTTTGCTGCAACGACTTTGTTTTCTATTGTAACTTTGCCGGTAGAATACGATGCAAGTAATCGTGCTTTGGCTTGGCTGGAGAACAAAAATATGTTGACACAACAAGAACATGCCGGGGCTAAAGATTCTCTAAAATGGGCTGCTAGAACTTATGTTGTGGCCGCTTTGGGGTCAATAGCAACTTTGTTGTATTACGTTTCTATTTATATGGGAGGCAGAAGAAACTAA
- a CDS encoding uroporphyrinogen-III synthase, with the protein MKVKTILVSQPEPKVENSPYFELQQKHKVKIDFRPFIHVEGVSAKEIRLQKIDLNNYTAIILTSKNGVDHFFRVAEEMRYKVPEGLKYFCQSEAIAFYLQKYVVYRKRKIYVGPKDFADLSPLIKKYKDEKFLLPASDQLNADIPVTLNALKVDWTPATFYKTVMSDLSDLADVYYDVLAFFSPTGIKSLYKNFPDFEQNNTRIAVFGSTTQKEALDCGLRVDIMAPTPGTPSMTMALEKYIIEANKGK; encoded by the coding sequence ATGAAAGTGAAAACAATTTTGGTATCACAACCAGAACCTAAAGTGGAAAATTCTCCATACTTTGAGCTTCAACAAAAGCATAAAGTAAAAATTGATTTCAGACCTTTTATTCACGTAGAAGGAGTAAGCGCAAAAGAAATTAGACTACAAAAAATAGATCTAAATAACTACACAGCTATAATTTTAACAAGCAAGAATGGTGTAGATCACTTTTTCAGAGTAGCTGAAGAAATGCGATACAAAGTTCCTGAAGGACTAAAATATTTCTGTCAATCTGAAGCTATTGCTTTTTACCTTCAAAAATACGTAGTATACAGAAAACGTAAAATTTATGTTGGCCCAAAAGATTTTGCAGATTTATCGCCTTTAATCAAAAAATACAAAGACGAAAAATTCTTACTTCCAGCATCAGACCAATTAAATGCAGACATCCCTGTAACATTAAACGCTTTAAAAGTGGATTGGACTCCAGCAACTTTTTATAAAACGGTAATGAGCGACTTATCGGATTTAGCAGATGTTTATTATGATGTTTTGGCTTTCTTTAGTCCTACTGGAATTAAATCTTTATACAAAAACTTCCCAGACTTCGAACAAAACAACACTCGCATTGCCGTTTTTGGAAGTACGACTCAAAAGGAAGCTTTGGATTGTGGATTACGTGTAGACATTATGGCTCCAACACCTGGAACTCCGTCTATGACAATGGCTTTAGAGAAATACATCATCGAAGCCAACAAAGGAAAATAG
- a CDS encoding DUF4271 domain-containing protein, translating to MTEHVLHPRITDTNDWVNLVFILAFGIIALTKSVNENRFEDFTKLIFSDKYARIYRDSSHLMSIFTISLFFVQIISFSFFIQILLSRFGYGSKTDWVLFIQIFTFVIYFILSKYLIEKIIATSFNIEELAEQFNLQKVTYRTYVGLLLLPIDIILFYYDSILKNIPLLVLYTIFILNVLLYTYSIKNYRKEIFGKLFYFILYLCTLEIAPYYFMYYWFTKGSV from the coding sequence ATGACTGAACATGTACTTCATCCTAGAATAACAGACACAAACGATTGGGTAAACCTCGTTTTTATATTAGCTTTTGGCATTATTGCACTGACTAAATCAGTCAATGAAAATCGATTTGAAGATTTTACAAAATTGATTTTCTCTGACAAGTACGCTCGAATTTACCGTGACAGCAGTCACTTGATGAGTATTTTTACAATCTCCTTATTTTTTGTTCAGATCATTTCATTCTCCTTTTTTATACAAATTTTATTGAGTCGATTTGGATATGGATCAAAAACAGATTGGGTATTATTCATTCAAATATTCACTTTTGTCATTTACTTTATTTTATCCAAATATTTAATCGAAAAAATCATAGCCACATCTTTCAACATAGAAGAACTTGCAGAACAGTTTAATTTACAAAAAGTAACTTATAGAACATATGTAGGCCTATTATTACTACCAATTGACATAATTTTATTCTATTATGATTCAATTTTAAAAAATATACCACTGCTGGTTTTATATACTATATTCATTCTAAACGTTTTACTTTATACATACTCAATAAAAAATTACAGAAAAGAAATTTTCGGTAAGTTGTTTTATTTTATTTTATATCTTTGCACTCTTGAAATAGCACCCTATTATTTTATGTATTATTGGTTTACAAAAGGTAGCGTTTAG
- a CDS encoding dihydroorotase produces the protein MNRYLIKNAKIVNEGVIFEGDVLIENDLIVEVSENISLKSSDCMIIDAEGNYLMPGVIDDQVHFREPGLTHKGDIESESRAAVAGGITSYIEQPNTVPNAVTQEILEEKYKIAEKKSFANYSFMMGATNDNLEEVLKTNPKNVAGIKIFLGSSTGNMLVDNEAVLEKIFSCTSMLIAVHCEDETTIKKNLEKYKDEYGEDIPVTAHHLIRSEEACYISSSKAVALAKKTGARLHVFHLSTAKEMELFTNKIPLEEKKITAEVCIHHLWFTNEDYDTKGNFIKWNPAVKTANDRKVLWEALNDGRIDVIATDHAPHTLEEKKQKYLQAPSGGPLVQHALVAMFEAHHQGKISVEKIVEKMCHNPAKLFKIEKRGFVKEGYYADLVIINAGLPWSVKKENILSKCGWSPFEGFTFKSRITHTFVNGKLVYSGFKVKDIRAGQRMLFNR, from the coding sequence ATGAATAGATATTTGATTAAGAATGCTAAAATAGTAAATGAAGGGGTTATTTTTGAAGGGGACGTGCTGATAGAGAATGATCTCATTGTTGAGGTTTCTGAAAATATTAGTTTAAAATCATCTGATTGTATGATTATTGATGCCGAAGGGAATTATCTTATGCCTGGAGTCATTGATGATCAAGTACATTTTAGAGAACCGGGCCTTACTCATAAAGGGGATATAGAATCCGAGTCTCGTGCAGCTGTTGCAGGTGGGATTACTTCTTATATTGAGCAACCCAATACGGTTCCAAATGCGGTTACCCAAGAAATTTTAGAAGAGAAATACAAAATAGCTGAGAAAAAGTCTTTTGCCAATTATTCTTTTATGATGGGGGCTACCAATGACAATCTGGAGGAAGTGTTGAAAACAAATCCGAAGAATGTCGCTGGAATAAAAATATTTTTGGGTTCCTCTACTGGAAATATGTTGGTGGACAATGAAGCAGTTTTAGAAAAAATATTTTCATGTACTTCGATGTTAATTGCAGTGCATTGTGAAGATGAAACTACGATTAAAAAGAATTTAGAAAAATATAAAGACGAGTATGGTGAAGACATTCCTGTAACCGCTCACCATCTCATTAGAAGTGAAGAAGCTTGTTATATTTCTTCTTCAAAAGCAGTAGCTTTGGCTAAGAAAACTGGTGCAAGATTGCATGTTTTTCATCTTTCTACCGCCAAAGAAATGGAATTGTTTACCAATAAAATTCCTTTAGAAGAAAAGAAAATTACTGCCGAAGTTTGTATTCATCATTTGTGGTTTACAAATGAAGATTATGATACCAAAGGTAATTTTATAAAATGGAATCCTGCTGTAAAAACCGCCAATGACAGAAAAGTATTATGGGAAGCGCTCAACGATGGTCGTATTGATGTAATTGCTACGGATCATGCGCCTCATACACTCGAAGAGAAAAAGCAAAAATACTTGCAAGCTCCTTCTGGTGGTCCATTAGTGCAACATGCTCTTGTGGCTATGTTTGAAGCACATCATCAAGGAAAGATTTCTGTAGAGAAAATTGTCGAAAAGATGTGTCATAATCCAGCTAAACTTTTCAAAATAGAAAAAAGAGGTTTTGTCAAAGAAGGATATTATGCCGATTTGGTAATAATTAATGCGGGTTTGCCTTGGAGTGTTAAAAAAGAAAATATATTGTCAAAATGTGGTTGGTCTCCATTTGAAGGTTTTACCTTTAAATCTAGAATTACGCATACATTTGTCAATGGTAAACTGGTTTATTCTGGTTTTAAAGTGAAAGACATTCGTGCGGGTCAAAGAATGTTGTTTAATAGATAA
- a CDS encoding polyprenol monophosphomannose synthase, with protein MNNCIVIIPTYNEIENIESIVRAVLSQHKSFHVLIIDDNSPDRTADKVVMLQSEFEGKLFLEKRAKKSGLGTAYVHGFKWAMINKYDFIFEMDADFSHNPNDLEKLYDACHFGDADLAIGSRYVTGVNVVNWPLSRVLMSYFASVYVRMITGMKIHDATAGFVCYKREVLEAIDLDKIKFVGYAFQIEMKYRTFCKKFAISEVPIIFTDRTKGQSKMSNSIIIEAVFGVISLRLKKLFNSL; from the coding sequence ATGAACAATTGCATTGTTATAATTCCTACCTATAACGAAATTGAAAACATTGAAAGCATTGTTAGAGCAGTGCTCTCTCAGCACAAATCTTTCCATGTATTGATTATTGATGATAACTCTCCAGACCGTACTGCAGATAAAGTAGTTATGTTACAGTCTGAGTTTGAGGGTAAATTATTTTTGGAGAAAAGAGCAAAAAAATCGGGTCTCGGCACCGCTTATGTTCATGGTTTTAAATGGGCAATGATAAATAAATATGATTTTATTTTTGAAATGGACGCCGATTTCTCCCATAATCCAAATGATTTAGAAAAATTATATGATGCCTGTCATTTTGGAGATGCTGATCTTGCAATTGGTTCTCGTTATGTAACTGGGGTAAATGTTGTAAATTGGCCTTTGAGTAGGGTTTTAATGTCGTATTTTGCATCAGTATATGTTCGTATGATCACAGGGATGAAAATTCATGATGCTACTGCAGGATTTGTATGTTACAAAAGAGAAGTGCTGGAAGCCATTGATTTGGATAAAATTAAATTTGTTGGTTATGCTTTTCAGATTGAAATGAAATACCGAACATTTTGTAAAAAATTTGCCATCTCTGAGGTTCCAATTATATTTACAGATCGAACAAAAGGACAGTCGAAGATGAGTAATTCAATTATAATTGAAGCTGTATTTGGAGTAATATCACTGCGATTAAAAAAGTTATTTAACAGTTTGTAA